DNA from Yamadazyma tenuis chromosome 5, complete sequence:
ATATCATCCGGGAAAAATGTTTGGTTGTTaatcaaattcttgaagctGTTGGAAGGTAACACCCCGGCAGAAGTTGATAACTTATGAGACTTGATATCGATGATGAAATCGTAATCTTGCAACACCGGTACAAACAATAAATTGAGATTAATCTCATTGACACCAGATGATCTGATAATTTCAGTTGCAGATCTTGCCAAAGCCGTCAATCTACTGGCAATCGGAAGAGTCAATTCATTGGACCATAAGATTCCTGATGGGTCATCTTTAGATCCAATAAAAAATTGGGTCTTGATTCCTGTTGGATCGTTTTTTCTTATCTTTGTGAAATTATCTTCAATCATCTGCTGAGTTTGAATAGTTAACTTGTCGGacaatttgttgaaggtttcaCTGTCTAATTCGTTGTAAGAATCTCCCCCAACGTCATTTTTCACAAGATCAAGAATCAATGAAGTATccttccaattccaactgGCTAAGAACTCTAAAATCCTTAAGAACCCGTTCTCAACAGAGTGAGGTACTGAATATGGAGCTGGGTCAACAAACGGCTTGAGCGCaatcaactccaccaattccTCGCTGAAGTGGCTCAATAGTAAATGGGAGTCCAACCATATCTTGAATAATCTTACTGTTGGGGAATAAAAGGGGAAATGATGGGATAAAGTACTAACGGTTCTTGAATGCTTCACCACACCAATGTACTTTTGGTTGAATTTAAGATAAATATCTTGGGCCCTGGCTTTTTGCTTGTCAGCGTTACTCACAGCTCTTAAATACATTGTCTCATCTCTTTCGGTCAAAACTCTGATTTTGAATCCAAACCCTTCAGGGGTTAAAACCCTTAATATAGTTATATGACTATTGAAGGGAATAGTGTCATCTTGGGTTATGAAGGCTTTGTATGCTGTTTCCTTGTGAAGCTCGTccaaagtcttcaacaagaaagCTGACTTGACTTTTTCTAATGCAAATAATTCATCTGGCCACTTTGCTGAAGATTCGAACTGCAAAATCACTTCATTCCAAAAGTCAGGATTACTGACAGCGAAGGGAACTGGCTGCAAAGTGGAAGTATATCTTAAACTCGATGAAGCGGGAAACATTGACTTGACACTCAAAGGCAACGATAATTTGGAAATGGCTCTAGTTAAAGATTCGaaagaagttttcaaattggcAAAGCTGCTGGTTGAGATAACAGGTTGATTAGAACCAGACGGTAATAATGGTATAGGAAGTTTCTTATTAAATGCTGGCAATTCGGTGGAAATGTTGGAGGAAATATCTTTGTACAAATGGTGATCCAAAGAATACTTGATTATGGATAAAGTAACAGGTTCAGATTCCTTGATCAGCCAAACAACACAGTTTTGGATAGTACCATTCTTAaatcttctcaaagaaGCTTTTGCACCCCAAAAGTTTCTGAATTTGATGACTTCTTCCTCATGATCATCATTATCTGGACCCTTAGTGACTAACTTTTCGCATTCATCTGGGTTGAACATAAGCCCTATAATGAAATTGTTTGTCTGAGAGTTTAtttttcttttgtggatggcAAAGACGTTTTGAAACTTTTCAAGCTTCACAACCACTTGAGTAGCCCTATCTCCAAGAGCCATTTTTAAGATAACATAAAGCTTGTTCATTATAAAGTTCTCGAATGTTAAGAACGTAATCTTTTCCAAGGGACCAAACTGTTCTATCAAATCATCTGGAATAGTaatattcaacaacatgTCGTATCTTAATTGATCATGGTTTGAGTTGTGCAACAAAATGGGATCGAATCTGTCTTTCACCACATCATTAAGTAATTCCAACGTTTGGATAGCATCGTGCTTCAATAGGTTATATGAATAACTAGTCATCTTCCACAAtatgttcaacttcaaatttttGTCAAAGATGGTAGGAACATTGAATCCCTCATTAGGGTTGAATTTAGATGCAATGTTCTCCCCAATTAAACTGGAAAACGATAAATAGCCTGAAGAAAGGTCCATTGTagccaagtacttgataGTACCTTTGAATAATTGATAAGAAGAGAATCCATGtaacaagatcttgttcCCATtcaaaccaccaccatgtAGTAAGGCACTCATTAACACGGCGAATTCAAAATGGCCAAATCCTCCTTTGTTGACAGATCCACTAAATCCCCTTTGGTTCAACCAGATCTTTCCCAATCTACAAGCATCTTTGAAGCTTTCTGTAGCCTTTTTAGAAGTGTACAAGTATTTCAAATAATAATCAAATGCTGTCAGCGACAAGATAGATGAATTGTACAAGGGAGTCGGGGGCAATTCTTCAGAATCAGATTGGATTCTGATACAGTTCTTATTGGGCATCAATTTTTTATTTTCGAATACTCCGAACGGCAAACCAACAATTAATTTGATACTAAACTTTGTCTTGTGGAAACATAAATCGTCAGGGTTATCAGTTTTTATACTCTCGATCGTTAAACAAGGATacaagatatcatcattaAAGTATTGGTAGGATATTTTCACTGGGAGGTTGTGCTTCTTAGTCAAAGGAATCAAATGGTCTGTCAAGTATGCCAAATAGAAAGCCCTTTTGTACAAAGCTCTGTAATTCAAATAATCTTTCGGTTGAAACAATTCTTTAGGCATGGTCAAAATCATATCTACAGACATTCCGTGGTTTTGGGAAACACCCGTTTTCAATCCAAACGATCCAACTAAAGACACATCTTCAGGAGGTAAATACGAAAACTTATAGTTGACTTTGCTAGGTTTAGGATCCGGAAATGGGATGACTACCTTCTTAGAAGTAAACCGAGCCTCCAACTCTTCGAGAGTCAAGTTCTCCGTAGCGGGAATCATCCTTATAAGATCATGAAGTTTATGTAACACTTTTTCAATCTTGTCGATATTAGCATCTTTCAACTTTACTTCCTTGATGAGTTCATCGATTTGaagcttgaagatattggacttgaataattcGGCAGTTTCTCGGGCCACTTGGATCTCTTGAGCAGAGATTTGCTTTCTCTGCTTCTTTGAAGGAGGATGTGATAttttttgtggtttttcTTCGTCCAGCTCCAGCTCTTGTTCCAGCTCCAGCTCCTGTTCGTGGTGGGCCCGTACTCTGGAGTCATGAACAGGCTTGGAAGAGGAGCCAGCTGTGTCGACGGCAGCAGCGGCCGACACACGTGGCTTTGCATGCCCACTAGTTACAGAGCTTCTCTTTCCCATACTTTCCACGAATGCCAGTGAATACTTTTCTATGGAGTGAAAGAGTTTGTTACAGTCCTGGTGAGATTCCTGATTGTTCGATGAGTaaaaaaaacttgttggtgtGTACACGCTACTCTCGCGGTTTGTCGCGGCCAGCCAGTTTTCCAAACTGGTTCAGGGCGCGACCTGGTCGTTTAGAACTTGCAACAATCGAGCACACCTTAAGAATATGGGAAGAACTTATTATTCAGACCGGCTTGGCCTCCCAAGGACAGATAGCTCTCGTTGGAGACTTAGAACGGATGATATCGGATCTGAATGGTGGGAGTACCCTGACAAAAATGACCTAGAGAAAGACCCTCAGTCGACTTTCGCTCGCTACCTTCTAGATCAGGACCTGTTCCCAGCACCAGAGCCAGAAGCCATTAAGACTCCACTTCAAGCAGCCTCTAAAGGAGCTGAATTCTtacaacttcttcaagacGACTGTGGCCTGCTTCCTTGCCAGTACAAGGGCCCAATGTTTATGACCATTGGATATGTCGTAGCATGCTATTTTTCAGGTACCGAGATTCCTGAACCATATCGAATTGAAATGATTCGCTATTTAGTTAACGCTTCGCATCCAGTGGATGGGGGCTGGGGTTTGCACTCGGTAGACAAGTCAACATGTTTTGGTACTACCATGAACTATTTGGTGTTACGATTACTTGGATTAGATGCTAATCACCCAGTTTGTGTTAAGGCAAGAAAAACTTTACATCGGTTGGGAGGTGCTTTAGGGAACCCACATTGGGGTAAAGTATGGCTTTCTATTCTTGGGTTATACGAATATGAAGGAGTAAACCCGGCTCCTCCAGAGTTGTGGATGTTACCATATTGGTTCCCAGCTCATCCTGGGAGATGGTGGGTGCATGTAAGAGCCATATATGCACCATTTGGATATATTATAATGAATAAAGTGAGAATGGAGATGACCCCTTTATTGCAAGACCTTCGGAATGAAATTTATTTACCATCCCAATTGCCATATGAGAATATCCATTTTAGCGAACACAGAAACAATGTTTGTGGTGTGGACTTATATTATCCACACTCTAAGATTTTAAATTttgccaacaagttgttggtaGTGTACGAGAAATTCAGACCCGATTGGATAAGAACGTTGGCCAGTAAACATGTCTATGGCTTAATCTTGAAAGATTATGCAAATACCAAGCATTTAACAATTGCACCGGTTAGTTTTGCTTTGGATATGGTGGTAACATTTGCAGTGGAAGGTAAAGAATCAGAGAATTTCAAAAAGCTTAATTCCAGAAAGAACGAAGTCTTGTTCCATGGTCCCCAAGGTATGACAGTTATGGGAACCAATGGAACCCAAACCTGGGATGCTGCTTTCATGATCCAATATTGTTTTATGGCTGGCTTGGCCGATATACCTAAGCATCAGCCTATGATAAAAAAAGCATTCAGATACTTAATCAGAAACCAATTCACTGACGACTGTGTTGAAGGTAGTTTCAGAGATAAGAGAAATGGAGCTTGGGGGTTCAGTACAAAAGATCAGGGTTATACCGTCAGTGATTGCACGGCAGAAGCTGTAAAGGCAATTATAATGGTAAAGAACCACCTGGCATTTTCAGATATTAAAGATGAAATAGCTGATGACAGATTGTTTGACGCTATTAATGTGTTGTTGACTTTGCAGAACAGAGGGAGCTATGAATTTGGTTCCTTCTCAACATACGAAAAAATCAGAGGGTCTAAAATGTTGGAATCTTTGAACCCGGCGGAAgtgttcaacaatatcatGGTCGAATATCCGTACGTTGAATGTACTGATTCTTCAGTTTTGGGGTTAACATATTTCACTAAATATTATCCTGAGTACAAGCAGATTCCTATTAAATTTGCTATTGAAGATGCTATCAATTATATCAGAAAAGCACAGAACGAAGATGGATCTTGGTATGGAGCCTGGGGTGTATGTTACACTTATGCTGGTATGTTTGCCCTTGAAGCTTTCAATTCTGTAGGAAGAACTTATGAGAATGATCCTGTGGTCAAGAAAGGATGTGAattcttgatttccaagcAATTGTCAGATGGTGGATGGTCTGAATCAATGAAGTCATGTGAGACTCATTCATATGTCAATAGTAACCAATCCTTGGTGGTCCAGACTGCTTGGAGTGTTATTGGATTATTGTTAGCAGATTATCCTGACAAGACCCCTATCAAGAAGGGTATCGAGTTGATAATGAAAAGACAGTTGCCTACCGGTGAATGgaaatttgaagatatcgaAGGCGTTTTTAACCATAGCTGTGCT
Protein-coding regions in this window:
- the UTP22 gene encoding U3 snoRNP protein (BUSCO:EOG09260FX0; COG:J; EggNog:ENOG503NVZF); amino-acid sequence: MGKRSSVTSGHAKPRVSAAAAVDTAGSSSKPVHDSRVRAHHEQESESEQESESDEEKPQKISHPPSKKQRKQISAQEIQVARETAELFKSNIFKLQIDELIKEVKLKDANIDKIEKVLHKLHDLIRMIPATENLTLEELEARFTSKKVVIPFPDPKPSKVNYKFSYLPPEDVSLVGSFGLKTGVSQNHGMSVDMILTMPKELFQPKDYLNYRALYKRAFYLAYLTDHLIPLTKKHNLPVKISYQYFNDDILYPCLTIESIKTDNPDDLCFHKTKFSIKLIVGLPFGVFENKKLMPNKNCIRIQSDSEELPPTPLYNSSILSSTAFDYYLKYLYTSKKATESFKDACRLGKIWLNQRGFSGSVNKGGFGHFEFAVLMSALLHGGGLNGNKILLHGFSSYQLFKGTIKYLATMDLSSGYLSFSSLIGENIASKFNPNEGFNVPTIFDKNLKLNILWKMTSYSYNLLKHDAIQTLELLNDVVKDRFDPILLHNSNHDQLRYDMLLNITIPDDLIEQFGPLEKITFLTFENFIMNKLYVILKMALGDRATQVVVKLEKFQNVFAIHKRKINSQTNNFIIGLMFNPDECEKLVTKGPDNDDHEEEVIKFRNFWGAKASLRRFKNGTIQNCVVWSIKESEPVTLSIIKYSLDHHLYKDISSNISTELPAFNKKLPIPLLPSGSNQPVISTSSFANLKTSFESLTRAISKLSLPLSVKSMFPASSSLRYTSTLQPVPFAVSNPDFWNEVILQFESSAKWPDELFALEKVKSAFLLKTLDELHKETAYKAFITQDDTIPFNSHITILRVLTPEGFGFKIRVLTERDETMYLRAVSNADKQKARAQDIYLKFNQKYIGVVKHSRTVSTLSHHFPFYSPTVRLFKIWLDSHLLLSHFSEELVELIALKPFVDPAPYSVPHSVENGFLRILEFLASWNWKDTSLILDLVKNDVGGDSYNELDSETFNKLSDKLTIQTQQMIEDNFTKIRKNDPTGIKTQFFIGSKDDPSGILWSNELTLPIASRLTALARSATEIIRSSGVNEINLNLLFVPVLQDYDFIIDIKSHKLSTSAGVLPSNSFKNLINNQTFFPDDIASKYDLTQAYIDDLNRKFGNVIIFSSHSYSFLNNDGHNIITGLFVPATLTKKKFRVNFGINLKPVQDSKDKDTEEVIINKESILDQIRLLGGDLISEVKIKG
- the ERG7 gene encoding Lanosterol synthase (Oxidosqualene--lanosterol cyclase) (BUSCO:EOG09260SIZ; COG:I; EggNog:ENOG503NX15), which gives rise to MIRYLVNASHPVDGGWGLHSVDKSTCFGTTMNYLVLRLLGLDANHPVCVKARKTLHRLGGALGNPHWGKVWLSILGLYEYEGVNPAPPELWMLPYWFPAHPGRWWVHVRAIYAPFGYIIMNKVRMEMTPLLQDLRNEIYLPSQLPYENIHFSEHRNNVCGVDLYYPHSKILNFANKLLVVYEKFRPDWIRTLASKHVYGLILKDYANTKHLTIAPVSFALDMVVTFAVEGKESENFKKLNSRKNEVLFHGPQGMTVMGTNGTQTWDAAFMIQYCFMAGLADIPKHQPMIKKAFRYLIRNQFTDDCVEGSFRDKRNGAWGFSTKDQGYTVSDCTAEAVKAIIMVKNHSAFSDIKDEIADDRLFDAINVLLTLQNRGSYEFGSFSTYEKIRGSKMLESLNPAEVFNNIMVEYPYVECTDSSVLGLTYFTKYYPEYKQIPIKFAIEDAINYIRKAQNEDGSWYGAWGVCYTYAGMFALEAFNSVGRTYENDPVVKKGCEFLISKQLSDGGWSESMKSCETHSYVNSNQSLVVQTAWSVIGLLLADYPDKTPIKKGIELIMKRQLPTGEWKFEDIEGVFNHSCAIEYPSYKFLFSIKALGLYSKKYGDEEIL